The Solibacillus sp. FSL R7-0668 genome includes the window CCATGCCGAGCTGTAGTAATATTGCAAATTCCTTCGTCCGCGCTTCTAAAAAGGCTCGCAACGAATAATAAATAAAAAACCATGAAAATAACACGAGAATGATTTCTGCAAAAATCATGCCCGCAATCGATACTTCTCCTAAAAATCCACTTTCAATTTCAGGGTGAAACATAAGCATCGAGTAAATAAAAAATACAAACACACTAAAAAAACTGGCCATAAAAAACGCTGCATAATTACGGAAGTTACGGAAAACGTTACGGTAAGCGAATTGAAGAAAAGTCACCGACATGTCCCCCTAATAAGCTTAGTACATTTAAAATGCGTTGAAAAAACGTTTGACGACGGTCATCTGTATAGATTTCATTGAAAAATTCACCATCTTTAATGAAAATGACACGGTCACAATAGCTAGCAGCAATCGGATCATGCGTGACCATTAATATCGTCGTTTTGTTTTCTTTATTCATTTTACCAAGGAGCTCTAACACTTCACGTGATGCATTCGAATCTAAATTTCCCGTAGGCTCATCCGCTAGCACGAGCATCGGTTCATGAATCAGTGCACGTGCAATCGCTGTTCGCTGCGCCTGCCCACCTGATATTTCATCGGGACGCTTATCAAGAATTTGCGTTAAATCGAGCTTGTCACTTAAATAAGCTAATCGTTCCTCCATCACGGCAATTGGCTGTTCATCCAGCGTTAACGGCAAAATAATGTTTTCTTCTACCGTTAGCGTCGGCAATAGGTTGAATTCTTGAAAGACAAATCCTAGCTGTCTACGGCGAAAATAAGCCAGCTCCTCACTCGTAAATTTTTGTGGCTTCATTCCATCAAAAATAACATCGCCTGAAGTAGGAACATCAATCATCGACACCACGTTCATCAGTGTTGTTTTTCCACTACCTGAGGGTCCCATGATTGCAACAAATTCACCCTTTTCCACTTCAAAGCTTAGCTGATTGAGTGCACGCTTTGTTACTTTGCCCTCATAAACTTTCGTCACTTCATGTATTTGTAAAATCGACATAGTTACTCCCTCATACTTAAACTTTCATTTCTACTTCCAGTACCCAAGGCAGTACAACTTCGAAGCTAATTTCAATAATTGAACCCATCATAAAGATAGGAACCGTTTCCATTTCAGATGTTAATGAAAAGCAATGCTCATCTACTACAATATCCCACGCATCCAGCTCGCCCTCAATGATTTCACCAATAATATGATACTTGCCTGAATACATGATGGCTGTATTACCGTTGACATGATGACTTTCTAGTTGACTTGGCTTCGCTAGATCAATGCCTAATTTTTCGGCAAACTCCAGTACAACAGGACTCATATGCACTTCACATGCTTTTACAAAATTACGACACTCATCACCCACACATCGGTAGCTATTGTATTCAAAGGCCATTTTCGTATTTTCCATATCTATCGCTAATAGCCAATCTTCTATTTGTATCATCGTGTTCCTCCTAAGATTGAAAAATTACTTCGATTTGAGTTCCTTTGTCTACTTCTGATGTGATCACGAGTTGATGTCCGAGCTTATCACAAATTTCCTTGGCGATATATAAGCCCATCCCAGTAGATTCTCCTGTTTTGCGTCCATTTTCACCTGTATAAAAAGCCTTTGTTACACGTGAGATGTCGGCCTTTGGAATGCCTATCCCCTCATCACGAATCATTAGGTGAATTTGGTGTTCTATTTTTTTAGCCGAAATATAGATTTTTTTATTGGGCTCAAATGTATATTTCACAGCATTTGTGATGAATTGCTCTAAAAAAAAGCGCAGCCATTTCAAATCACTCATCACGACAATCGCCTCGTCCACATCCACTTCAGGAAATACACGATTCGCGATAAATAATCGCTTATTGTCATTGACTGCTGTCATCACGGCTGATTTTAAAGGGATTTGCACAATTTGCATATCATCCGAAAAATTTTCGAGCCTCGCATGCATAAGCACCATTTCGAGCCCGCGCTTTAATCGCTCGACTTCCTCTTGCACGCTCTTTTTGTCTAGTTCTTCCTCCTGCTGTAATAGTAGCTCCAAAATGGATACAGGGGTTTTCATTTGATGGACCCATTGATTCATAAATTTATACTGCCTTGATTGAATGGCGTATAAGGTTTGTACTTCGTGTTGGTAGATTTTATAGAGCTCTGATAAATACTGCTCTGTAATCGCATACTCCGTCGTTTTGGCATTTTTATGTAGCGCATCTTCCATCGTTGTCGGTAGCTCCAAAATCTTGGATAAATAGCGTCTACGTAGCATATAGCGCACCACTAAAAACGATGTAATTAATAGCACACTAATGGCAATTGCATAAATAGCCGTATTGATATTTCGTAAGCCCTCAAGCCAAAATAATGCCAGTAAAAAAGCTGTTAATGCCACTTGAAACAAAATATAGGAAATATGCTCTTTTAAAAATAACTTCACAGCCATTACATTTCCTCCGCGCTTAACACGAAGCGATATCCAGCACCACGCACAGTTTCAATGCTTGATTGGATGCCATAATCCGCTAGCTTTTTGCGCACGCGTGTCATATTGACATTCAATGTATTTTCATCCACAAATGCCTGATCATCCCATAGTTCTTCTAGCAGTTGATCACGCGACACTACTTTTGGTGCCTGTCCCATTAACAAGCCAAGGATGATGCATTCCTTTTTTTGTAGCGGTACAATTAACTCCTTCAACTGTAAATCCATACGTTCTAAATAAAGTGTCAGCTGTCCTTGAGCAACGGTGCGCTCTTCTTGACGTGCTGAATATTCACCATATGTACGACGTAGATGACTGCGAATTTTTGCGAGTACAATTTCATAGTTAAACGGCTTCGTAATAAAATCATCGCCACCATTTTCAAGCGCAAAGATTTGGTCCATTTCTCCTGAACGTGCCGAAATAAAAATAATTGGACATTTTGTATAGGAGCGTAATTTACGACACCAATAATAGCCGTCGTATAATGGTAAATTTATATCTAACAAAATCATATGAGGTGCAAACGCCATGCATTGTTCAACTAATGTTTCAAAGTCAGAAACAGTTTCCACATCATATTGATACTTTCGTAGTGTATCTGCCAATAATGAGGCGATTTTCGGATCATCTTCAACAATAAAAATTCGATGCTTTTCCATCACCTATGCCTCCTTTATTTTCCAAAAAAATCTATTCAGTTCCTTCTATCTATTGTAACAAAAAAACAGAGCACTAGAAAATACCAGCACCCTGTTTTAATGATTTGACATTTTGAATTAATAAATTAGCTGTAAGAAATCCTCTTCTGTAATACCGCCGAAGTATGTTGGAATATCCATGTCTTTTAACACTTCTGCGATTGCCGTACGGT containing:
- a CDS encoding sensor histidine kinase; the encoded protein is MAVKLFLKEHISYILFQVALTAFLLALFWLEGLRNINTAIYAIAISVLLITSFLVVRYMLRRRYLSKILELPTTMEDALHKNAKTTEYAITEQYLSELYKIYQHEVQTLYAIQSRQYKFMNQWVHQMKTPVSILELLLQQEEELDKKSVQEEVERLKRGLEMVLMHARLENFSDDMQIVQIPLKSAVMTAVNDNKRLFIANRVFPEVDVDEAIVVMSDLKWLRFFLEQFITNAVKYTFEPNKKIYISAKKIEHQIHLMIRDEGIGIPKADISRVTKAFYTGENGRKTGESTGMGLYIAKEICDKLGHQLVITSEVDKGTQIEVIFQS
- a CDS encoding response regulator transcription factor — protein: MEKHRIFIVEDDPKIASLLADTLRKYQYDVETVSDFETLVEQCMAFAPHMILLDINLPLYDGYYWCRKLRSYTKCPIIFISARSGEMDQIFALENGGDDFITKPFNYEIVLAKIRSHLRRTYGEYSARQEERTVAQGQLTLYLERMDLQLKELIVPLQKKECIILGLLMGQAPKVVSRDQLLEELWDDQAFVDENTLNVNMTRVRKKLADYGIQSSIETVRGAGYRFVLSAEEM
- a CDS encoding ABC transporter ATP-binding protein, giving the protein MSILQIHEVTKVYEGKVTKRALNQLSFEVEKGEFVAIMGPSGSGKTTLMNVVSMIDVPTSGDVIFDGMKPQKFTSEELAYFRRRQLGFVFQEFNLLPTLTVEENIILPLTLDEQPIAVMEERLAYLSDKLDLTQILDKRPDEISGGQAQRTAIARALIHEPMLVLADEPTGNLDSNASREVLELLGKMNKENKTTILMVTHDPIAASYCDRVIFIKDGEFFNEIYTDDRRQTFFQRILNVLSLLGGHVGDFSSIRLP